Within the Haloplanus sp. GDY1 genome, the region TCGTGAGCGTTCGGGTACTCTGACTCCAGCACGAACGGCGTCACGAGCTCGACGAGGTACGTCTCCGCGTCTTCGAGCCGCGAGTAGTCCAGTTCGTCGAGGCTAACCATCTGCGTGTCCTTCAACTCGACCTCGCCGTAGCCATAGTTGCGCTTGCCGCCGAACTGGAGGCCCTCCAGCACGTCCTCGCCGAGCGGAAGTACCGTCGGGTCATTGGCGTGGAGGTAGGCGTGGACGTACCACTTCGTCGTCTGCTGCTGTTTTCGCTGGTCTTCCCGGCGGCCCATGATGGTCTCGTGAGCGAGCGTCGGATGGCCGCCGTGGACGCGGAGATCGTGCGTGTTCAGCGCATCCCGTGCGCGGGTATCCAGCAACCACGGATGTAGCGCCTCCCGCTGGAGGAACAGATCGTCGTAGGCCTCGACCTCGGGTAGGCCGCTCCCGAGGTACGGGCGAATGCCTGACTGCGTGTGTTCCTCGGGGAATGCCCCGAACTGGCCGGGGACGAAGACGCCGTGACTGGCCGACACTGCCGCGTGGGTTTCGGGATCGAGGTGGTGACCGAGAGCGTGCAGGATGGCGTTCCCCGAGACGTAGTACGGATGGCCGATGTAGTCCATCCGTAGCTCCCACAGGACTTGCTGAATCTCCGTCATCGGTCGGGCCTCCATTCAGCGTAGTCTTCGACGTACTGGAGCGCCGTACTCCACGACTGCATCCGCCGAAGGTTAGCATCGAGCGTCATATCGTACTTATGATGGTCGGTATCGAGCGGGTGCGCAGTCAGGCGATTCCACGCCGACGCCCACGACCGCCACGGACGACTCCCGAGGCGGGCCGATGGTCGATCACCGTCCTCGGCGTCGATCCGGAACGCGAAACGATCGCCGTCGAAGACAGTGCGGAACGGGACGACCTCGCCCGGCGGATCGACGATGAGCCGGAGGTCGGCGAACTCGTTCCCGTCGAGGTAGTTGTCCAGCAGCGCCGCCACGAGCAGCGTGTGGTACTTCAGCGAGGTGTACGGGTGATACACCGACTCATTGAACGCGGCGGCCACGTCGGACGTCAGCCACCGTTCGTGGACCATCTGCGCGTCCTCGACGCCGATGAGATCCGCCACCTCGCTTTCGATGGTCGCCCGCGAGAACTCGCCGGGATCGTAAGCAGTCTCGCCGGTCAGCAGCGAGAGGCGGTAGTGGTCGTTGTGGGTCGGGACGGTCTGCTCTTGTTTGTGTTGAGGCCGTGAGAGCGCCGCTGCATCGCTGTCAGCACCTTCAGGAACCGACTGGTTCACCGGGACACCAGCGAACTCCTCGCTGGCGTCTTCATGACTCTCGCCGGTGAACTTGTGAGCATCGTGCCGGAAGGCGATGAGCATCACGTCGCTCATACGTCTACCACGCGCTCTGCAAGCGCCTCTTGGAACGCCGGGAGGTACTCTTGTTCCCACGTCTCGTCCTTCTCTTTCATCTTCTGCGTCTTACCCTTGCCTCGGTCGAAGACGCGGCGAAACTCGTGTTCCTCGTAGAGTGGATTCACGAGGTTGCAGTCCACGATCCCACCGCCGAAGTTCCGAGCGCCGCCGAGCTGGTGCATGAAGTCTGTCTGATGGGCATCTAGGAAGTCGATGGTCTCGACGAGCAGTGCGACGAACTCGGGCTTGGGCTCTCGGAAGGAGAGGTGCCAGCAGCCGTCGAGGTTCCCGACAGCGTCCAGTTCGGCGTTCCTGAGAGGCTCTCGGTTGTCTTCTTCGTTCCGGGAGACGACGTCCCGATTGATTCGGCGGTAGTGGCCTTCGGCCTGTCCGCGCGTGTAGTCCACGCTGGAGCGGACCGGCGAGAACTGAATCGGGCGGCGCATCACCTTACCGGGACGGTTCCCGAAGCCGCCGAAGAGGTCGAGAATCACGCACCCGTCGTCGCCATCTTCGTCGAGACAGGCCCCTTTCTCGTGGTAGCCCGCGTTGAGGTCGCGGTCGTAGATGTCGTCTTTCCGGAAGTTCGCATTGGCCTCTCCAGGGTGGCACACGGTTTCGCCGTGGTTCTGGACGACCCGTTCCATGCCGTGGCGAAGCCACCCCGATAGCGAGAACGACGGGATGATCCCACCGATCTGGTTCTGTGGGTCCTTCGGGTCGTAGTTCCCGTTCGAGGCGTGGTGCCGGTCGGTCAGGATGCTGTCCCCGATGACCAGCAAATCCGAGCGGAGACGAACGAAGAACTCCGGACCAATCTCATCAAGCGCCACGGAGGTCCTCCGGTGGCTCGGTCTCGGGCGGAACGGCCCACTCCCTTGGAACGTAACCACGTCGTTCGATGCACTTAGCGTGTGATCGCAACAGGCCAATCAGTACGAGCTCTGGAACGCCTGTGCACGCCTGAATGGCGAGCCAGCATCTCAGCTCTCGATCAGCACGGTCGATACGGCGTCTGTTCTGGTTCATTTCGGTGGGTTCGGGTGTCCCGTTATCGTATATAAGGGTCGAGAACCGGACGGAGAGACGTTCACCTCACCAAATCACTCCCTCCGTGTACTCGATCGAGTATCGCCTCACTACACTGCCCAGAGAGGGCGAGTCCCCGACCAGGCGCGATCCGTGTCGATTATTCGCGGTACCCCGCCGGTCGCGACTACTCTCTCTCCATCCCATTGGTACTGATAAACTGTGTTCGCGGACGCCGCACCTCCTGTTTATTGAAGGGCGAACTTTCCGAGTGTGTGGGATTTCACCTCTAAGGCCCTACCTCTGTGAGCGTGCGCTGAATCCGGTCGGTGAGTCGCTGTGCCTGCTGATCCGTCAGCGCCCTCTCCGCGTCGACCTCGATGCCCGGAATCTCGACAATGTCTTCCAGCGCATCCGATAGCGTCTGCTGTCCATCCGGAAGGACGCGATCACGCTGGTCCTTGACCTGCCGATCGTGTTCCTGCACCGCGAGTTGGATCATCATCGCTGGCTTCTGGAGGAGTTCCCCGGCGGTCTCAATATACTCTTGATAGGTGTTCGAGGCCCACGACCCGGTGTACTCATCCAACAGCGCAATCAGCAACGACAGCTGGAGGTTGAACACCGTCGGTCGGGACGTGGGAACGGCGAGGCTGGTCGCCCGTTCAGCCGCGACAGTGGCATACGTGTCGGCAATACCCCAATATCGGTAGCAGTCGGTAGCCGAGAACGGAAGCACCTCGAAATCGTAGGTGATCGCACGGGCTCGCCGGAGTGTTTCGTCGACATCGACCAGTCGCGTCTCGACGTCGTCGTAGATCGACGCCCACCACTCGCTGATGGGCACCCGGTCGTTCGCGCGCTCGTGATCGGCGTTGGTCGCCTGTCCGTAGTGCCGGCGAGTGTACCGCTGGCCCGTATCCGGAACGACTGTTTCGCTATCCGGGAAGTACAGGATCGGCTTCGCCCACAGCGTCTGCGTTCCCCGGAAGTCGTACCCCGTCTCGAAGCCGCCGTACACGACCAGATCATCATCTGAATCCGGCGCTTCGGCCTCCCGAACGCGACCAGCCCCGAGGGCATCGATATCGTCCTCCTCGTCGTCGATGTCGACTACCTCCTCAGGCGGGCAGACGACCTGCCTGAGGCTGGGACAGACGACGAACAGCTTGAGCATCCCGCCCCAGTCGCGGTAGCTCAGCCAGCCGAATGTCCCGGTTTCACCCCGTCCCCGGAGTGCAGTGATGATTGGCTGGTAGGCTTCTTGCGGATTGATGATCGAGTAGCGGTTGGAGGCGATCTGCCAGCGGAACCGAACGTCATAGCCCAGCGCACACAGCGCCTTCCGTCGCCGGTCGACGATGTCCTGGTGATCGTCGACGGGGACGATCGGCTCGGCGTCGGTCTGTGCGGCCAGTTCGTCCAGCGAGCGTCCGGCCGTCCGTTCGAGTGCATCCGTATCGAGTCCGTGAGCCGACTCGATAGCGGTGATGTCGACGGTGCCGTCGGTTTCAACGAATTCATTGGTCGCCCAGAGTTCCCCGGAACTGGCTCGTGGCAGCACCGCGACGGCCTGCTCAAGTGCCGTCACGCTGTCGTCTCCACACCAGGCGTCCGGTGAACGCTCGTCGTTTCCGGGGACCGCCTCCGCGTCGCCGTCGGTGAGTCCGGCGAACCGAAGCGTGTATTCTTCGGCGATGAGTGCCGGCACGTGGGCGTGGTCGGCTGCTGGAGTGCCGTCGTTCGTCGAGTCGGTGCTCCGTTCGTGTCGCTGCGTGTGCTGGTCAGTAGCCATGTTTGAGTTTGGGTGAAGAGCGTTCGGCGCCACGGGCGCCAGCCGAGACGGTTACTCGACTGCTCTCGAACTCTTCACTCCCTTGTCTGTGAGAAATTCGCGTAACGCCTGACCAGCCAACCACCTCTGGGTGAGGTCCGTGACGCGAACTATCTACTGTAGATTGTCTGGAATCAGTACCGCTGAAAGCTACTGGCTCGGCTGTCCCGAAGGGGTCTGCTGGTCGTCATCACAACGGGGGATGTACTCCTCGCCGCCGAACCACCGGATGAAGACGCCACGGCGAGAGCGGAGACGCTCGGCAGTCGTCTCGCCGATCTGATCACGGTCAGTAAGCGTGGTCGCGTACAATACCCACCCGGCGAGTTCGCCCATCGTCTCGAAGTCGTCGGCCAGCGCTCGCTTCGCAGCCGCCGCGGTGAGACCGAGATGGGTCCCGATCCACTGTTTCGAGACCGGTTCGTCAGCTGGGTCGAGCGACCCGGAGCGAATTTCCTGTAGCCGACGCAGGTTACCCCGGCGGTTCCCCTTCTTCCACAGGACGTCGTCGTATCGGCGGGCGAGCGCGATCTCTTCGGCGTCGCTCAGCCCGTCGATGTCGGCTGTCTCGATGTCGACGTCCGACGGTGACGGTGCTGTGTTCTCCGGGTACTCCCGGTGGGCGAACTTCGTCCGAAGGCCGTCCGCCTTGAGGTCCTGCGACCGGACTGTCCAGGTGTCGACGGTCAATTCCCGTTTCATGAAGTTCGTCGCGAAGAGATGTTGACCTCCACTATCCCCCGGCTGGGACAGCTTCCCCTGCGGGTGAGCGATTACTCCAGAGGTAACTCACAGGTTCGTGCGCTGTTCGTTGGGGTTTCTGCCGGGGCGTCTGTGGTCGAACGCCACTGATGATTGTCCCACTGGAACCGCACGGGCCGGGCCATCGGCCTGACTGCTCCGCTCGCTTGTTCGGCGAGGATGTTTCGAGCACCGACGAGGTCGGCGTGCCCACGGAACTGACACCGCTGGCAATAAAACGAGTCGCCGTCCCGGACGGTGTTCTCACGAACTCCGCACCGCGGGCATCGCTGGCTCGTCCACGCTTCGGAGACTTCCCGAACGTCGATCCCGTACTCCTCGCTGACACACGAGAGCCGGTCGGTGAACCGGCGGTGCGCCCAAAACGAGTGCGTCTTTTGATTTACTTTGACACACCAGTGATCCATGACGATATCCGTGAGGTCACCTACGAAGACGGTCGCCACGCCTTCGGCGTGGAGTCGCTTGACGAGCGTGCGAACGAGGACATCCTGAGCGTGGTTGCGCTGGCGGGTGCGTTTGCGATACAGCCGTTTGATCCGCCGGCTGGAGCGACGCCCTTCAGGAAGTTTCCCAGCGAGGGCCGCGATATGCTCTGTGATGGCTCGATACTGATCAAAGAGCGGTCGTCCCTCGAAGAGATACTGTGACCCACCGCTCGTCGAGCAGGCGACCAGGTTGTTCGCGCCAATATCCACAGCGGCTTCTGTTTCACCCAGTGACGTCTCCAGGGCGGACTGATTAACGGCGACTGATTGGTACGCCCGGTACTGCTTTGCGACCTCATCATAGTTGATCACCAGACGTCCCCGCGTGCCTTTCCACCGTGGAACCCCGCGAACCGGCAGTCGTAGCCGTTCGCGGTACCTGAGACCGAACTCCTCTTTCAATTTCTGGCCGATTAGGAGGTCGATCCGAGAACGAGACCCCCACTCGATAGTGTATGTATCGTTCCGCAGATAGACCCGGAGATCACGCCCATCGTCCTGATTCCCCCAGTACCCCGGCGGACTTGTCGAGTGGTCTTTTCGACGCTCGAAGAACGACCGCCACGCCTCGTCGTTCACGCGCCGTACCGTCTGGACCGTCGCGGCACCGAGGCGGCTCTTATACCGGTCCCCACAGTCCGACCCCTCCCAGACGGGATCACCCGCGAAGAGCCGTTGGCGGCGTTCGTACGTCAACTCGTTCCAGAAGCTCGCTGACGCATCCAGCAACCGTCGGAGACACTCCTCGTCGTCGAGGTCTGGTGCGATCACAAACGTATTCGTGCGTCTCATGATTCAGCCACCTGCACCCTCTTGGGTTCGATAAATCGCTGGAGCGTCCCTCCGGACGGCGTGTTCACCCTCGTCCCCCGATGTGGAGGCCACTGGTTGGCTCATTCTGAGTCACAGTCGTGACAGACGATACGCTCGGGAAGCCCGACTCGGCCACAGACGGGACACTCGACCAACGGGGTCGGTGGCAGATTCTCCCACTCGCAGAGTGCGGCCCGGATGTGCTCTCGAACGTCGGGTGAATCTGCCCGGGTAAGCGCCTGTGCGAGGTGCATTCGGAGCCGTTCACGGGCCGTCATTCACCCTCCGGGCGGCCGTGCTAAGCCGTGATCTGTACTCTTCTGGAAATCGATGGCCCCGTCTCGACACTAGATCGGCCTGCTGTGGGACGTCTCGGTACATCGCAGGGCGGTCTGAAGCGACATCGTATTTAACGATAGAGTCGGATGCGCCGACTACTGACCGGCGTTTATCACTACGTATCCGGGAGTCGTCGACGGCGACTTCGAGCCCGAACGTCGGGGCGAGCAGGGCGATTGCCAGCTGGCAGGCACGGTCGTCATCGGCATCCGGCCCCCAGTCGAATCCGCCCGGCGAGACCGGGTAGACGAACAGGTGCTTATCGAGGATGTCGTCGCCGGCGTAGACGAGACAGCCGCCGATGGTTCGCTCGCCGCGGTACCGTCGAGCGCGATGCGTGGATCGTCGATAGTTGGTTGACATCGTTGTGGGTGTGGTGTCGATCGGGTACGGACCCCGTCTGGTTCGAGGCAATCAAGTCTCGATCCGCGGCGCGAGCATCCGGGTGATGGTGCCATCGCCGTCGGCGAGTTCGTAGGAGAGGATTAGTGGGAAGTCCTCGCCGAGTTCGAGCGTTACTGGGGTCCCCGCCGGGATCGTCCGGACGAACTTCTTGCAGTAGTCCAGACTGAACAGTGTGCTCGCGTCCCCGGCAGCGAGGACCTCGATGTCGTCACCGTCGAGTTCGAGCGTGACGGCGTCGGTGTCGCCTTCGGCTTCGATGACGAGTGCATCGGCGCTAGCCTCCATCCGGAATCGAACGTGGTCGGCAACCAGATCGGCCGCTTTCACCCCTCGCTGGAGGGTTTCGCGGTCGACCGTCACCGTTGCGGGCAGGTCGAACTCCGGGAGCGTCGGTTCCGTCCGGATGGTCCTCGAGTCGAGGCAGGCCATCGAGTAGCGCAGTCCATCGACCACGACGATCAGCTTCCCCGATCCCGGGTCGAGGAACAGCTGCACGAGGTCGTCTTTACTGGCGAGGCGGACAGAGTCGGCGAGCCGGTCAAGGTTCAATCCCAGCGTCCCTGGGCTGGCCTCGAAGGATTCGAACGCCGCTGCCTTGAGTTCGAGATCGTCCATCGCGACGTTCGCGGAGTCGACCGCCCGGACAGTCAGGCCGTCCTCGGTGACACGGATTCGGGCCTCGTCGACGAGTGCCCGCAGTGAGGAGAGGGCGGTCTTCAGGTAAGGAGCTTGGATCGTCGCCCGGAACGAGGCCGGTGGCTCGTCGGGAACGCCATCGACAGGAGTTGTTTCCTCAGTCGAATCCTCGCCATCGGGGCTCGCTGTCGATTCGGGGTGGTCGTTCGGCGTGGACTCACCGTCGTCGTCAGCCGGTGTCGGGGGCTCTGTTTCAGGCTGTTCGGGGGTGGGTTCGGGCTCGCGGTCCGGTTCAGTATCTGAATCAGTACTCATAACAGGTGTGCGGGATCAGTCGAGCGAGCCTTGACCAACCGAGTTCAGGCATTCGTTCGATGACCCCTCGCACCTTTGCATTCGCTAAAGAGCAATCTCGAAGCTCTCCGCTACCGCGCTACTGCCAGCCGAGACTTACTCTCGGTGGACGGGTGGCAGCCAGTCGCAGTTCGGACAGAACGCCTCGTACACCCCCAGTATCTCTTCGAGGTCCCAGCTCCCGCTATCGCGGAACAGGACGCCGGCGCGGACGATCGTATGGACATTCCCGTGGCCACACCCTGGGCAGGGTGCTCCCGGCGTCCAGTCAGCCCGTTCAAGATCGAGGAACCGCTCGAGGTCATCGGCTGGGACATCCACCCCTCCCGGCGGCGTCATGCGTCTCCCCGATGGTGTGGGTTGCTCGACTCGTTGAGCACTGACTGGAGTTGTTTCCATCGGGCCCGTAGGGTCACGGGGGTGACCTCGGCGATATCGGCGAGAGATTCCTGGGTTAGCCGTTCGCCATGCTCCAGAGACGCCTGATAGACACAGC harbors:
- a CDS encoding DNA polymerase sliding clamp — its product is MQAPYLKTALSSLRALVDEARIRVTEDGLTVRAVDSANVAMDDLELKAAAFESFEASPGTLGLNLDRLADSVRLASKDDLVQLFLDPGSGKLIVVVDGLRYSMACLDSRTIRTEPTLPEFDLPATVTVDRETLQRGVKAADLVADHVRFRMEASADALVIEAEGDTDAVTLELDGDDIEVLAAGDASTLFSLDYCKKFVRTIPAGTPVTLELGEDFPLILSYELADGDGTITRMLAPRIET
- a CDS encoding DUF6166 domain-containing protein, with translation MSTNYRRSTHRARRYRGERTIGGCLVYAGDDILDKHLFVYPVSPGGFDWGPDADDDRACQLAIALLAPTFGLEVAVDDSRIRSDKRRSVVGASDSIVKYDVASDRPAMYRDVPQQADLVSRRGHRFPEEYRSRLSTAARRVNDGP
- a CDS encoding RNA-guided endonuclease InsQ/TnpB family protein, translated to MRRTNTFVIAPDLDDEECLRRLLDASASFWNELTYERRQRLFAGDPVWEGSDCGDRYKSRLGAATVQTVRRVNDEAWRSFFERRKDHSTSPPGYWGNQDDGRDLRVYLRNDTYTIEWGSRSRIDLLIGQKLKEEFGLRYRERLRLPVRGVPRWKGTRGRLVINYDEVAKQYRAYQSVAVNQSALETSLGETEAAVDIGANNLVACSTSGGSQYLFEGRPLFDQYRAITEHIAALAGKLPEGRRSSRRIKRLYRKRTRQRNHAQDVLVRTLVKRLHAEGVATVFVGDLTDIVMDHWCVKVNQKTHSFWAHRRFTDRLSCVSEEYGIDVREVSEAWTSQRCPRCGVRENTVRDGDSFYCQRCQFRGHADLVGARNILAEQASGAVRPMARPVRFQWDNHQWRSTTDAPAETPTNSARTCELPLE